The Gavia stellata isolate bGavSte3 chromosome 15, bGavSte3.hap2, whole genome shotgun sequence region cgcggggagccCACCCCGAGTGGGGTGGAGGGGCTGATAGCTGCCTGCATGTGGCCCCACATCCCCGGAGGGGCTGCTGCCAAGCCGAGGAGGAGCTGCCCCCACACCAGACCTGCCCCTGCTGTCACATAAAGCCTGTTCCTTCTCCCAGAGTGCCTGTTTGTCTAGTGCGGAGCCTCGGGGGGGTTCAGCCCTCGCCCCCGCTGCGGGTCTCTGTCTGCCTGGGGCAGCGCGACGCACCAGGGTGCGACTCCAGAGGGGAGAAGCACCATGTTGGGTTTGGCAGACGAGACTGGGAAGAGGCTCGCGGCTGAGcttcagggagggagggagggggcaggcagctgcctgcaaggCAGGACTTGCTTCGTCCAGGCTTGTAGAGGATGGatggcaggcagcaggctgcGATTGCTCCACAGAGCGTGTGCCAGGGGTTCCTTTATTGGGTTTCTGGTAGAAAAGGCACATTGGGACACTAAAGACAGGCAGAGCTGTAACAAACCGACCCAGCACACAAAGCTCAGGCGATCGCATGGCGCTTTTCTTCTGTCGGGGTGATTTCAGCTGAGGCAGGGCTAGAGCCGGAGGCAGGAGCGGGGGGgactctccttcctcctccaccagGCAGGATCCGgccttccctcctgctctgtgaAGGGGCAGAGCGGCAGCTCGGTTACCgagtgctgcaggcagcagtccTGCCCGTGGTTCTGCGTGCTGCTAGCACTTCTGCCTGCTGGAGGTTTGCACGTTGAAGAGGCGCTTCAAAAAGTAGAGCTGCAGGACCCCGGAGATGACAATGACGCAGCTCTGAGCCATCGACCACCAGTTGACGTAGTTGTAGTTGGACTCCAGGAGGAAGGAGTCGGCCCCTTTCCGCATCCGGGCGAAGTTGTAGAACCGCCACATGTGGAATATGTGGACCTGCAGCTTCCGGATGCTGACCTGCAGGAGAGGCGGGTACTCGGCAGCAGCGGGGCGGTGGCAGAGCCTGAGGCTGACAGAGCGGCTCCAAGAGCTGCCCGCTGGGCTCGGCATTAAATTAAGCTGCGGCTCAGCCAATGGCAAACGCCCTTCTCAGTTCCCTTGGGAGGACACACCTGTCCCTGCTGTGTTAGAGCACCCTGAGGTCGCCTTGACACTCACCCCGATTGCCTCCAGGGTGTCGTTcagctctttcttctcttccggCTGCTTGTTTTCCACGTTGAAGCCTTCGTAGTAGACACCGAAGTTAAGATACACCTGCATGAAGCCAAAGTGATTTTGCTGGTTGTCCAGGCACAGCTGGTAGAAACCTGCAGAGAGAAATGGGGATTATTGTTCTCTGagcagaagagctgcagccAGACAGACCCATCCCCAGCGCTCGAGACCCTCATGCTCCCTGTTAGGGAGGGAGGCGTGATCAGATGGATCAACGCTCTGGGAAGCGCTGGCCGTCTGGGCAggctcagagctgctgctcctgcctgcaggtgGGCCGGGCAGGGACCAGGgcagcagggacctgtttcctTGGTGAGGAAGTTGATCTGTCCTCGCACGTGCTGGGAAACGCcgagctggaagccattggGGTCGCTCGCTGTGGCCAGGATGTTCCTGTTGTTGGCGATCCCTGTTGCCCGCTGAACCTGGAGGAAGGAAACACCTGAGGGGCGTTCGTGGGGCTGACTCTGCACCCAGGAGATGGATGCGAGTCCTCGTGCACAGGGCAGGGACCCAGCAGGGCCCTGCCTCTACTGGGGTAGGTTTGGGGTCTGTGGGGAGCTGCCCCCTTCGTTACTGTGCCCTGAGGCCAGAAGAGCCTCCAGCGAGCTGCTGACtacacataaaagaaaaaaactcacCAACCCGCAGCCCCGTGTGATGACACCTGCAGTTCCCAACACCCGCTTATCATGCTGCAGGTGCTCACAGGCCCCACATCTCCGACCCCACAggcccccccagctccctgccgcCTGGATCGGGCGCTGCCGGCACTGCCGCAGCCATTGCTGCCAGCCACTGGAGTGTTGGGAGATGGAGCTGTGCCAAGGCCCAGGGCCGTGCCATGTtcccgcagggctgctctgctgagcGCAGAGCCAGGGGGAAGCCGCCAGCACCAGGCATGGCCGTGCCTGGGCTCTCCTTCAACCAGCTTAGTGTAAACGGGAGATACAAGGGCTGCAGTTTCCCCTCTGGGAAGGGGACGGAGCAGAGGGACAGGCGGATAGGGCTGGGCCTGAGACCTTTGGTGccttccagctgcagctcaaAGAGCCAAGAGCTTTGCAACAGCCTCCAGCCGGCCCAGtgaagggcagagctccccACAGTGCTGGGATACTCTGCAGCTCTCTGTGAGCAAGCTCCGGGTGCTCGGGCACCACGTCTGGAGCTCTCAGCACtgctttatgtttttaaaacaggtatttaaaaaaataaatggggaTGATGACAGAAATTGCCTAAAAAAGCCCGGTCCCTCAGATGAAGCATCCAAGTGACTGCAACCATTCCCTGTCTCAAACAAGGGCCTTTCCCTCGCAAGGCAAACTGCCTCCACCCCAGGGGCAGCGGGTCTGGACTTCAGCCAGCACGTGGTCTTCATCCCACAGGGTCTCCTTCCACCCACAAGCCTGGCTGCAGGACCAAGGTGACGGAGGACTGCCCACTGCAGGACCTGCCGCACCTCGGAGGAGGCAGCCGGCACCGGCCGCAGCGCGGGACTGATCCAGCGCAGCCATTCCCCAACCACATCAGCAGCTGCACCGCGCCGACAGCTTCCCAGGACTTGCCTCGCAACACTCACCTCGTAGCTGAAGAAGAAGTTGCCGCTCTGGTGTGCGAACTGCCAAAAGCACTCCACGGCGCCGGCGGGGATGACAACGGCAAAGTCATAGCGATCCGCCCCGCGGAAGAGGGGCTCCTGGCCGGACCCACTCAGGGGCTCAGTCTTGGGGCAGCCGGCAGagcccagcagtgccagcagcgcCAGGAGCAGCATCCTGCTTCCCAGTCTCCAGCGCTCTCTCCTGCTGGGGCAAGGTAGGAGCAGGGACCCGAGGTGGCAGGGGTAATCATTAACTGCTCGGCAGCGGCACTCGGCAGTGCCGGCGTCAGGAGGAGTGTGGCACGGGCTCCGGTCCTCAAGGTGATCTCAgtgcagagcaggagctggtcCGGCTCGTCCACGTTGGAGCTCACCCAGCTGAACCCTCCTGCAGAGGCTGAGGCTGTGGCGAAGAAGCACCACGGGCACCAGCAGCACCGCCCGGCCGCTCAGAGCTggtccccagccagccccactgCCCTCGCTGGCCAACACTCTGCCAGTCCGCATCTTCTGAACAAGGAAATTAAGCAGGAAAAGTGTTTTACTCCGAGAAACATGCACAGCCCTAAGCAGGCTGACCGAGCAGGGCCCACATTGTTCCCCCACGGCTGCTCTCTGGCACACAGTTTGCCTTGGGCTCCAACACCCTCCCTGCGCAGCCAAGGGCAAGAGCCTGgcacagaaaagggaagaacaagCTCGACCCCACGCAGCGCCAACACGTCTCCTCTCCTTCCAACTGGGCATGACAACCAGGCACCACCTCACACTGGCAATTACTGGTCTAGCTTGCGGCTCACATCAAGCCTCTCTACCCCGGAATGGGCCTCTGCGGGCGCAGGGCGCTCCTGTCTacccagggctgctcccagcccagggAAAGGGTTTTCCAAGCGTCAGGGGAGGGAAATGCGCAGCCACAGCCAGGTGACAGGGGCAGctccttccagcagctgctgctgaaggacagAGGGGAAGCAGGTGTTTCCAAACAGActtctccccagccctggctctgtGCGAACGCAGCCAGGAGAGGCTGCTTTTAGAAAATGACCCCCTACCTCAGCTCCCCTGCCCtttgaagtcaacagaaatCAGTCCAGAAACTTCAGCTTCATGTCTACATGCATGCAGCAGCACCTCGTACCTTTGGGGCAGCACTGTTGCACCCCAAACAGCTGCTGACACAACGCCCCAAGCCCCAGTCGGCTTGGGGAGCGGACGGGGAGCCTCCACGTCCCCAGGGGCAGGGCAGCAAGCAGGCAGCGCCCCAAACTGCTGCATTTCCACCCGCGAGGTACAAGTTCACACTTATTACAACTCTTGATATCCAACAAGAAAGGAactttattttacagaagaCCACTTGGATGTGGAGTCCAGCTTTGGCACCTGAAGGCAGGAAACACGCAGTACCCTCGGAGCTCACACGCTTGCGGGGATGGTATGCAGGAGGAGGACGTTACCAGGAAGGAGAAGTGCCAGTAAGGCATGACCAAAATCAGTAAGCACTGGAACTTTTAACATGGGAACAACTGACATTTAAGTactgaaacaacaaaatgaTGTTTTGAAAGCCTCAAAGCTGGGAGGGAGAAATTCCCACTCACAGACTAGTCATgtacaaagcagaaagcaatgtggaaaaaaataaaatcaaagcagatCACCTTGCCTAAATCTCTTCTTCTCCCCAGAAGCTCTGGGACTAAGTGCTGCCTCTCCCACAAGGGACTGAGTGCAAATGGATGAAACAAGCGATTCACAGTTTAGACAattaaaacacataaaaaatagCCACTGACGGGATTATCCTGCCATTTGACAGCATCTGAGCAGAGAAAACTGTTATTTCAGCAGCCAGCAGGTTGGGATTCATTCTACAAAGGCTGCAGTTGTCAGGTGGAAAAGGAAGTCCCAAACCAGGCCATTTCCGAGCGATTGCAATCGGGCTGCGCAGCTTCTGCCAACTGCAAAAGACCCCAACCTTGCAGCTGCAAGTCGAGACGCAAGGTTCCTCAGTTCTTGTCAGATGTGGTTTCTGTCTGCTGCAGCAGTCTCAAGTACCACGAGCCGGAGAGGCTCACCACGCCGCCCCAACACACATCAGGGACGAATGCAGCAGCCTCCCCTACCACTGCTCCGGTCcatctttcaaaagaaaaatcagaaggtTTTTGCACCAAAGGTCCCGTGGCTCCCAACTTTAGAGGATACCCAGCTTCTTCATGGTCCGCCAGCGATCCTTGATCATCACTGCCGTGCGGTTCTGGAAGGGGTATTTCTGGCAAATGGCCTTCCACCTCCCTTCTCCAAACTTCTTCACACCCTCTTTGATCCACTCGCTCTCCTGTATTGTCCATTTCTACAAAAGAGCGGGTAAGCAGTGGTCTGTGAGTGCAGTTTCAGGGAGGAGTTGCATTTGGCAGAGAGCCACACTGTAACTCCTTCCTAGCATGTTAGCTTCCCTTTATCACCTGTGCTAGTAATATGGAGGAAAGGCAGAGACATCCTGCCAACAGGACACACAATGCTCAGTAATCCCTTCACTGTAATGTGCTCTCGTAACTGTTACAAGCAAGAGAAGTGCTCAGCTCCAGCATAAGCTCGTGCTTTGGGAAGCGGAACTACTCCCAGTACTGATCATGTAAAAGAGGAATTACTTTTTGATGCAACAGCAAGCATCACAGATACAAAGCACTTGCTGCCTATGCCCTGCCTAACAGCATACAAGTAGAGCGTGAAAGATAATCTGCACGTTCAGGTCTGCCGGTTCCCTGAATTTTTGTATTGGAGgcaaaatgtgaaataattgaAGAAAGCAGTTACTGGGAACAAAGTGCTACGTGGTGTACAGTACAGATCTTCCTACAAGGGTGAGAGAGTTCCTAGTGGCACCAAACTGGGGACCTTCTCCCAGGTAACAGCTGCCATATGCACGTCCCTCACCCAAACAAGATGCTGAACCTCTCCAGCGCACAGGGAACTCAGCAAACCTAGCTCTGAACCACGCGTGTCGCGGAAAAGGGACGTCACGCAGATACCCAGTGCCTGGCGTGTGGGAGGCGCAGAACTTTAGCCAACTACCAAACTGGGCTGTTTTAACAGGGGAACTCCAGCCAGCTCTGTGAATGTGAAGACCTGCACAACTCAGATCAAGCCTGGATATCAGAAGCACCAGCCTCAGGAAGCATCGCTTTCCAACCCGGGCTCCGGTGCTTCACTCAAAGCACAGCGGCAGCTCACCCTGCTGCAGTGAACTGCAGGCTGCTAAGGAAGTGGTCCGAGCAGCAGAGTATCCTCACCAACATATCTCAAATTGTCCAATAGTTTGCTCTTCTATATGGACACGTCCTGATTTTAGGCCTTACTGAAGGGACTCAAGGGCTCTACATTACCTGTTTCTTGGAACCGAAGACTGTAGCGTTGTGGCTGTTTGTCCCAAATGATGCTGAAAAACAAGGCAAGAGGATTACATTTCACCTAACTCTGGAGGTACAGACCTCCTCGAGAGACTGCCTTGGGCTTAACTGCTGAACTATGCAGTCAGCCTACAATGAGAGCATCCCGTGACAAACCAGATTCCTTTATCCCTGCCTTTTCTGCAGCTATAGCATGCCCAGCCTTTCCGTTTCAAGCCCCAATTGCTTTATGTGAAAGCTTTCCAATAagatctgttttgtttcaaactAGCCAATACGTCAAGAACAGGGGCATCCATCCAGGATGTGGCTACGCGGTATGTTGAGGCTGGAATTAGACATCCATTGTCTGCTCCTTTTCACCAGCTAAGCTGCGTATCTAGCTGCAAAGGGAACTGGACTGGAAAATTGATCCGGCTGAAACGGTAAACTTAACCTTTATTTCATGGCACTAAAGTGGGAACAGGGAAAGAGCTGTATTTCCACTATTTACATCCTGTAAGCTAAGCGTGATTAGTCTGACACTCAAACAGGAGTTTTTGGCATGCATTTCAGGTCAGAGGGACAAAGAACAAGTATCTCAGAATTGGACAGCTACCTATTTTCTTAGGCTTTTAGGATTTCTGGTTGCAAAATTCAGTCACACAGAAGGTAGCAAGACACCCATGAATGAGCCCCAAAGCCAGGATTATCATCAATTAACACCTACAACAGGGGCTCTGTTCTTACCCGCATCTGAGAAGAGCTCATCCTCCTCACTCCAACtgtctttttcttgttctccaTATGAGCTGTTCCACCTTCCTTGGAAGGACCTGAAAGCAGGCAAGCATTTACTTTGGCTACTGGCTAGGGCGAATGCTCTAGGGGGAGAAGGCACAGGGCCACCTGGAGCACAGCAGGCAGGCCTGTGGTGAGCGCGCAGTGCGGAGAAACGCACCCATAAAGCAATATATAAATACGCCACCCCCTCCACTCCCCTCTGAGAGGGGGGATGAATCCTTAGGAGCCCCTGTCTGAAGGTATGGTGCGCAATATATACTGAAATACACATGGAGTGTTGTGTTTTGTAGCCAGTGTTTGCAAAAACAAGTGACTGGGTATTAACTACACAATTAAGCACTTAGAGCAAACAGACACACGCAGCTGGACTTTCCAGGCCTTCATGTACGGCACAGACTTGCCAACAGCTCAGGGGAGAAGCCTTAAGCCTTCCCAAGAAGCATTTAATTCTTACTGTTTCACTACTGGCACTAGTGAGGTCAACAGAGCTACAGAGGCCTCTCCGTGAGATCAAGTGCCTCAATGTTGTCACCCGCTTCTAATCCTCAAACACAAATTTGTGAGATGAAATTaagtctgttaaaaaaataaacttcaaaatGTTCACCCTGGCTGTCACATCCAATATAACTGAAGCCATTTATGATTACAGGAAAATACCTGTTCTGTATTCTGACTTGAAGTTGCACTGTTGAGCACCTCTTTCTTGCACATAAACATTCGAGAAACAGCTACCGGCAGAGATGCACATGATTAGATTTCCAGACAGATGTCATTAGCACCACTGCTACCATGAGTCCTGACACTTAAAGGCTTCGAGACAAGACATCTACACGAGCAGCACAGACAATAAATCACTTCCCAGGTGAAATGGAAACCAGcttgcacagcagcagggctgaaACTCAAGAACTGCTCAAGTCAGCGGCAGCCACCCCACTCTGGGCTCCTTCCTGACCCAGCACCACGCCTCGCTTTAGGCACCCGGCACAGGACAGGAAGGCATCGCACCCGAGTCACTGCCTCCggccccttcccagggcacTCAGACACAgcgctctgctctgcagttcaCAAAACATCATCCTATCCCCACAACGGTCCCCAGCACCCTCAAAATAAACTCCAGACATATCCTAGGGACAGCAACGTCAGCTGCAACGTACTTCCagataaaaacaaaagggaTCAAGTGTCACCACTCACAAGTCCTTAAAAAAGTAGGAAATTTATTAAGCAGAATTCCCAGATGACTCTAGGAAGCAGATAACATGAGGGGGGTGGAAATCCCTTCTCGGTGTCATCTCTGACAATTAGTTTAACCCTGAGCAAGACAGACCAGCAAGGGGTCTGAGAGATTTCACCACCGTTCGCATCGATGCCAGCTGCACTGCAGCCACTCTCCTGTGCTTCAGAGAAAGCCTTCTCCAGAGCAGCCAAGATACACAGAGCACCGGGATCTTTACTGCCCACCCTTCAAAACCAGACCTTTGTGTTCTTGACACTCTTAAGCCAAGAACTAAGGGAAATTGTGTTCCAATTATCTTTTCAAAGGCATCAAACTCTTCTCATTCCTCCCAGTTTCACTCCTGGGGATCCAAAACATCATTACTGCTGGCTGCTATGCAACTTCACTAcgcaaaagaaaagcagctcagaCATTTAAGCAGGAAGCTTTGTTACACCCTTGTTACGGCCTACAGGAGATACTCACGAGTGACTCTTAGCTTAAGAGTCTCATATCAGTGTTGATTTTGGACTTCTGCCAGTAAGCctactttgctgttttctgggGGAAATCcttataaaaaggaaaaaaccctaccaTACCGCTACCTCACCAACACaggcttcaggaaaaaaagagctgaagcaAGGTCAGTGTTGTATTTCAAGAGGTGGAAAGCAGAGTTTAATCTGTGCCACAAGATGCACCTACAAactctctccagcttcagcaCCACTAACCAAAGTGCAGAGAAACACGCGTTACCTGTGATACACACGCTGGAATCACCTACCACTACTAACTGCAGTACCTCTGACTCACTACCAGTGGAAGCCGGATCATTTTCTCATCTCCATTAACCAAAACGTAAAGTGTATGGACAACAGAGCGTTTACTTTGCCCGGTTCCACATATGCTAG contains the following coding sequences:
- the TMED6 gene encoding transmembrane emp24 domain-containing protein 6, with protein sequence MLLLALLALLGSAGCPKTEPLSGSGQEPLFRGADRYDFAVVIPAGAVECFWQFAHQSGNFFFSYEVQRATGIANNRNILATASDPNGFQLGVSQHVRGQINFLTKETGFYQLCLDNQQNHFGFMQVYLNFGVYYEGFNVENKQPEEKKELNDTLEAIGVSIRKLQVHIFHMWRFYNFARMRKGADSFLLESNYNYVNWWSMAQSCVIVISGVLQLYFLKRLFNVQTSSRQKC